The Benincasa hispida cultivar B227 chromosome 11, ASM972705v1, whole genome shotgun sequence genome has a segment encoding these proteins:
- the LOC120090797 gene encoding probable LRR receptor-like serine/threonine-protein kinase At3g47570 translates to MASFSMHLQFSYHRTPSCGEVPQLGLPTSLPFRKSNTKRTIGIIVGAICVGVSVTVIALFFYVKNREKQPGPPTMISFDGQHRAYSFYDLKAVTGNFSEENLIRRGSFGAVYRGVMRDGGLAAIKVLDMDQNDVVKSFMVECEAFRYIRHRNLVKILSACLGLDFKALVFQYMENRNLESWIHGNR, encoded by the coding sequence ATGGCGTCTTTCTCAATGCATCTGCAGTTCTCCTATCATAGAACTCCGAGCTGTGGCGAAGTACCTCAATTGGGGTTACCAACTAGTCTTCCATTTCGAAAATCGAACACAAAACGAACAATTGGAATCATCGTTGGAGCTATTTGCGTCGGTGTTAGTGTTACAGTAATTGCTCTGTTTTTCTATGTCAAAAACAGAGAGAAGCAGCCTGGTCCACCGACCATGATTTCATTCGATGGACAGCACCGAGCGTATTCCTTCTATGACTTAAAGGCCGTAACAGGAAATTTCAGTGAAGAGAATCTAATTAGAAGAGGGAGTTTCGGAGCTGTGTACAGAGGAGTAATGAGAGATGGAGGTTTGGCCGCCATTAAAGTTCTTGACATGGACCAAAATGATGTCGTAAAGAGCTTTATGGTTGAGTGTGAAGCTTTTAGGTATATTAGGCATCGGAATCTGGTGAAGATTCTAAGTGCTTGTTTGGGATTAGATTTCAAAGCGTTGGTATTCCAGTACATGGAAAATAGGAATTTGGAAAGTTGGATTCATGGAAACAGATGA
- the LOC120090798 gene encoding receptor kinase-like protein Xa21, with protein MRDETSIKVIDLDGHQGGTKGCLTEREVFRNRHRNLVKILNACSSMDFKALILEYMSNRNLETWLHRRGGGQSESWLTMKQRIDITLDVEAAMDYLHHGLETPMVHCDLKPSNVLLDEQIKGSRFTKNL; from the coding sequence ATGAGAGACGAAACTTCCATTAAAGTAATCGACTTAGATGGTCATCAAGGTGGAACGAAGGGATGTCTTACCGAACGTGAAGTATTCAGAAACAGGCATCGAAACCTTGTAAAGATCCTTAATGCTTGTTCCAGTATGGATTTCAAGGCCTTGATTTTGGAATATATGTCGAACAGGAACTTGGAAACTTGGCTTCACAGAAGAGGGGGTGGTCAATCAGAATCGTGGCTGACTATGAAACAAAGGATAGACATAACTTTAGATGTAGAAGCTGCAATGGATTATCTTCACCATGGATTAGAAACTCCTATGGTTCATTGTGATCTAAAGCCGAGTAATGTTCTTTTGGATGAACAGATTAAAGGATCTCGTTTTACAaagaacctatga